From a region of the Podospora pseudopauciseta strain CBS 411.78 chromosome 7 map unlocalized CBS411.78m_7, whole genome shotgun sequence genome:
- a CDS encoding uncharacterized protein (EggNog:ENOG503NWZB; BUSCO:EOG092604ML; COG:S): MAEFRVLEGLQALHSELVAVRQHRFDNISVLENLIELHSDNLKALVDKTPRNSTHRNDITNKKVIKTNDGEFKVNDDFIFETLKAADELDLDEYEAGRIILDCQDEDDSEIQSRPLWECGLIRFHQERKYLLDCMRLCIELANDEEMDDNLKDAFGKILEEKIFVKGSSKKIVARCMEAMQTIKAMLQSINERVASRYMLEQASLARPPEAADTIEFSRMSLVEQHECLAMILHAAVEKQYADINDFKQFLGTLKKIDKYDQFLVHLFPVLAAYINVFGSPDGMCDFQQSRQLDQEILKTGDGDSWAISYLGAATRVWWIAEYTGYFQVDNEFDLGGLDLDVEFDKRTKAFTEALKEGAFDFILSVAADCKTEEWQDPSRMGMRQWLQRKSPPLQGDFYYFNHFLQLSLMAHLEVFIDSVITNLPELVRTLKTEEDEQRQLSQTHEQDLDLERFVVIISYAYEDRPDAAMTFFEDPDSALYGFLQWASTKASTPLVSAFCEMLQALACNEETATAAHTFLLDEGHQSSGKMRRSQSLTWNQIFRELEFFAKKLSERPNPAQMQIQRPGKPGTDQGEAEPESAMMLECYVRLIGKLTAESSTCRTRLATTQELMFPEILFRLANANVTPRLRAAVFYSLRSLLVMKSVSESNIIWTLVDNFTMGALDPNNPATVQQQRSPSYQSTYEELQERAFNDLSTGFEEPNAFIQLLTSLVTPYTVSDGLNDTLPFPEFLGVNKRRPGIEIYVDFVFLMFTMKPREIVDQGQLRMLRLSCLEFILACLQTFNEDLIVLGNETNIEIDKAVKTTSLAVYVRLHPFARVMEWMYSEKAITALMDTIHQDQYALSRASPHSPLIQSILRGIQVLIKVLDLQATFIHLVRPVIQSEAGKRRPLTLAKSTYTSIEDGILNHLTLLVDLGKYCNLGVSELTLSCLKLLEKVSTSSKLISAWNPDTHRPGHRNKAIVQLEKDGEGEVIGTSLAASINAVIDPALETESEEYLIKLFILDFLYETLRASPDQPTIAHLLLGFNCELRGLSVAPNGVFDNQRSLFHSLLGVVIELVVNEGDRGMRGYLITLKYKILRIFQLLWKSPLSSTLVMEELRSTNFLFHMLLRESQIVPGLPWNDMTLDDNSFLLSTASVAYIDYLGSRAIVFEYIAKELCSVSQNRIPSIKRQIFDALNGQITLENQETLAAHNIFDFFDFMNVDISWEVAPPQFHFYHELDLSPCVIDAGGTGIQYNLSRVKECIQLKRSEYRDTLAMVPQEGMDEIQAEEQVLLEYLLFNNRRVLVRAVRLELLKKWSDLLLVMFEANEFRGTVKTTFLLQALQAILPTLESLNTDSPPEAFELAKVAKILLYKLDFSDNTGGAPGSETDKIAMGNLVSEKLFQLFQVCLASIVKWNQFAELRGLYYSICYRYLTGVVDNDGGDTRSSSLLTARIRTHKAIQNHGEKLLHVICDDAYGSDTLCQTAAMVLLSALVHISRSSSHTNPTSISVIESLNRLNFIGVLVDSLKTILREWLAIINPPSPLPVSTAEATEQYLTAKLCFLLQLAQTKTGAMYILQANLFRALEISGVFAADPELEINPSNTVALEKHYFLLVSLARIITASVLSRGQGNIVQARGFLQRHRMLVVHTLKRAAGIGIVGNGMWGGGEEQQQERSISDGFSFGGTVRGVDSILGGGKKGGNNNNNNNNNNNNNNNKEAQRRLEERIGELGESLMVLIGGVGFLEYELDQLPAERASVVNTTLFH, from the exons ATGGCTGAGTTTCGCGTTCTCGAGGGGCTACAGGCCCTCCACTCGGAGCTGGTTGCTGTTCGCCAACACCGTTTTGACAACATCTCAGTCCTAGAGAACCTGATCGAGCTGCATTCCGACAACTTGAAGGCGCTGGTTGACAAGACACCACGAAACTCTACCCATAGAaacgacatcaccaacaaaaaGGTAATCAAGACCAACGACGGCGAATTCAAGGTCAACGATGACTTCATCTTCGAGACTCTCAAGGCCGCCGACGAGTTGGATCTGGATGAGTACGAGGCTGGAAGGATTATTCTGGATTGccaggacgaggacgactcGGAAATACAGTCACGCCCGCTATGGGAATGCGGTCTCATCCGCTTCCACCAAGAACGAAAATACCTACTCGACTGCATGCGGCTCTGCATCGAATTAGCAAACGACGAGGAAATGGACGACAATTTGAAGGATGCCTTTGGGAAAATTCTGGAGGAAAAGATCTTCGTCAAGGGCTCAAGCAAAAAGATTGTCGCGAGATGTATGGAGGCTATGCAAACCATCAAGGCCATGTTGCAGAGCATCAACGAGAGGGTGGCGTCCCGGTACATGCTAGAACAAGCCAGTCTCGCCCGGCCCCCAGAGGCTGCCGACACGATTGAGTTCTCCCGCATGAGCCTCGTGGAGCAGCATGAGTGTCTTGCCATGATACTGCACGCTGCCGTGGAAAAGCAGTACGCCGATATCAACGACTTCAAGCAGTTTTTGGGGACGCTAAAGAAGATCGATAAGTACGATCAATTTCTCG TTCATCTGTTCCCTGTTTTGGCCGCCTACATCAACGTGTTTGGCTCACCAGATGGCATGTGTGACTTTCAGCAGTCTCGCCAGTTGGACCAAGAGATCTTGAAAACTGGAGATGGTGACAGCTGGGCTATTTCGTATCTGGGAGCGGCCACGCGGGTCTGGTGGATTGCCGAGTACACTGGATACTTCCAAGTCGATAACGAATTCGATCTTGGTGGGTTGGATCTGGACGTCGAGTTCGACAAGAGAACAAAGGCATTTACAGAGGCCCTCAAGGAGGGGGCATTCGACTTTATCCTTTCTGTGGCGGCCGATTGCAAGACGGAGGAGTGGCAAGACCCATCACGCATGGGAATGCGGCAGTGGTTGCAACGGAAGtcacctcctctccaaggTGATTTCTACTACTTCAACCATTTCCTCCAGCTCAGCCTGATGGCCCACCTGGAGGTGTTTATCGACTCTGTCATCACAAACCTACCCGAGCTTGTCAGGACACTAAAAacagaggaggatgagcagCGCCAGTTGAGCCAAACCCACGAGCAagacctcgacctcgagcGGTTCGTGGTCATCATCTCGTATGCGTACGAGGACAGGCCAGATGCCGCCATGACCTTCTTCGAGGACCCAGATAGTGCTCTGTATGGTTTCCTACAATGGGCGTCCACAAAAGCATCAACGCCCCTGGTTAGTGCGTTTTGCGAGATGCTACAGGCTCTGGCCTGCAACGAGGAGACTGCAACGGCTGCCCATACATTTTTGCTCGACGAGGGGCACCAGTCTTCTGGCAAAATGAGGCGATCCCAATCGCTGACCTGGAACCAAATCTTTAGGGAATTAGAGTTCTTTGCCAAGAAACTGAGCGAGAGGCCCAACCCAGCGCAAATGCAGATCCAGCGTCCAGGCAAACCGGGCACCGATCAGGGAGAGGCCGAGCCTGAATCGGCCATGATGCTGGAGTGCTATGTTCGGTTGATTGGCAAGCTCACAGCGGAGAGCAGCACCTGCAGAACCAGGTTGGCAACGACACAGGAACTCATGTTTCCCGAGATTCTGTTCAGGTTGGCAAATGCGAACGTCACTCCCCGGCTTCGCGCCGCTGTCTTTTACAGCTTAAGATCACTGTTGGTCATGAAGTCGGTTTCCGAAAGTAACATAATATGGACTCTTGTGGACAACTTCACCATGGGAGCTCTGGACCCCAACAACCCGGCGACTGTTCAACAACAGCGAAGTCCTTCATATCAGTCGACGTACGAAGAACTGCAGGAACGCGCTTTCAACGATTTATCCACTGGCTTTGAGGAGCCAAACGCATTCATCCAGCTTCTTACGTCGTTGGTCACGCCCTATACAGTCTCCGACGGGCTCAACGACACCTTGCCGTTCCCCGAGTTTCTCGGTGTGAACAAGCGAAGACCCGGGATAGAGATCTATGTTGACTTTGTGTTCTTGATGTTCACCATGAAGCCGAGGGAAATAGTAGACCAAGGCCAACTGAGAATGCTGCGTCTCTCCTGCCTAGAATTCATTCTGGCATGCTTGCAAACCTTCAACGAAGACCTGATCGTCCTGGGCAACGAGACAAACATCGAGATTGACAAGGCTGTGAAAACGACCAGTCTCGCGGTTTATGTTCGCCTTCATCCTTTTGCTCGCGTTATGGAGTGGATGTATAGCGAAAAGGCCATCACTGCCCTGATGGATACCATTCATCAGGACCAGTATGCCCTCAGCCGGGCTTCACCTCACTCGCCCTTGATCCAGAGTATCTTGCGTGGGATCCAGGTGCTGATCAAGGTTCTCGACCTTCAGGCGACCTTTATTCACTTGGTGCGGCCTGTGATTCAATCCGAGGCCGGGAAGCGGAGGCCGCTTACTCTGGCCAAGAGCACGTACACGTCCATTGAGGATGGAATTCTCAACCATCTGACACTGCTGGTTGATCTGGGCAAGTATTGCAACCTCGGGGTCAGCGAACTCACTCTTTCCTGTCTCAAGCTGCTAGAGAAGGTTTCAACTTCCAGCAAGCTTATTTCGGCATGGAATCCCGACACCCATCGCCCAGGACACCGGAACAAGGCCATTGTCCAGCTTGagaaggatggcgagggcgaggtcaTCGGAACATCACTTGCTGCTAGCATCAACGCGGTAATCGATCCGGCGCTCGAGACAGAGTCGGAAGAATACCTGATCAAACTCTTCATTCTCGACTTTTTATACGAGACCCTCAGGGCATCGCCCGACCAGCCCACGATTGCGCATTTGCTTCTCGGTTTCAACTGCGAGCTGCGGGGGTTGAGCGTTGCGCCCAACGGGGTGTTTGACAACCAGAGATCTCTCTTCCATAGCCTGTTGGGTGTGGTCATCGAACTGGTGGTGAATGAGGGTGATCGAGGAATGCGCGGATACTTGATTACGCTCAAGTACAAGATTCTCCGCATCTTCCAGCTGCTGTGGAAGTCGCCGCTTTCGTCGACTTTGGTGATGGAAGAGTTGAGGTCAACCAACTTTCTGTTCCACATGCTTCTGAGAGAGTCACAAATCGTGCCGGGGCTGCCGTGGAACGATATGACGCTGGATGACAATTCGTTCCTCCTGTCGACGGCGTCGGTTGCGTATATCGACTACCTCGGTTCGAGGGCCATTGTCTTTGAGTATATTGCCAAGGAGCTGTGCAGCGTTTCGCAGAACAGGATACCGTCGATCAAGCGTCAGATTTTTGATGCTCTCAATGGGCAGATCACGCTGGAGAACCAGGAGACGTTGGCGGCGCACAATATTTTTGACTTTTTTGATTTCATGAATGTTGATATCTCGTGGGAGGTTGCGCCGCCGCAGTTTCATTTCTACCATGAGCTCGACCTGAGCCCGTGTGTGATCGACGCTGGGGGGACGGGGATCCAGTACAATCTCTCCAGAGTGAAGGAGTGCATTCAGCTCAAGCGTAGCGAGTACCGGGACACGCTGGCCATGGTGCCTCAGGAGGGCATGGATGAGATCCAAGCGGAGGAGCAGGTGTTGCTGGAATATCTCCTGTTCAACAACCGCCGGGTTTTGGTTCGGGCTGTCAGGCTCGAGCTGCTGAAGAAGTGGTCGGATCTGTTGCTGGTCATGTTCGAGGCCAATGAGTTCAGGGGCACGGTCAAGACGACGTTCTTGCTGCAGGCGCTGCAGGCTATTCTGCCGACGTTGGAGTCGTTGAACACGGACAGTCCTCCCGAGGCGTTTGAGCTGGCAAAGGTGGCCAAGATCCTTCTTTACAAGCTTGACTTTTCGGATAATACCGGCGGTGCGCCTGGGTCGGAGACGGATAAGATTGCCATGGGGAATCTGGTCAGCGAGAAGCTGTTTCAGCTTTTCCAGGTATGTCTGGCGTCTATTGTCAAATGGAACCAGTTTGCCGAGCTGCGCGGGTTATACTACAGTATCTGTTACCGCTACCTTactggggtggtggacaaCGACGGCGGCGACACGCGCAGCTCGAGCCTCCTCACGGCGAGGATCAGAACCCACAAGGCCATCCAGAACCACGGGGAGAAGCTCCTTCACGTCATCTGCGATGATGCTTATGGGTCTGACACGCTCTGCCAGACCGCTGCCATGGTCCTTTTATCAGCTCTAGTCCACATTTCCCGCTCCTCATCGCACACCAACCCAACATCCATTTCCGTCATTGAGTCCCTCAACAGGCTCAATTTCATCGGCGTCTTGGTCGACTCGCTGAAAACAATCCTGCGAGAATGGCTCGCGATTatcaaccccccttctcctctccccgTCTCAACAGCAGAAGCGACGGAGCAGTACCTCACCGCCAAActctgcttcctcctccagctcgcccAGACCAAAACAGGGGCGATGTACATCCTCCAAGCCAACCTCTTCCGCGCGTTGGAAATCTCGGGTGTGTTTGCCGCCGACCCAGAGCTGGAGATCAACCCGTCCAACACTGTCGCGTTGGAAAAACACTACTTTTTGCTTGTGTCGCTGGCTAGGATTATTACTGCTAGTGTGCTGTCGAGGGGGCAGGGGAATATTGTCCAGGCGAGGGGGTTTTTGCAGAGGCACAGGATGCTGGTTGTGCACACGCTCAAGAGGGCGGCGGGGATTGGGATTGTGGGGAATGGgatgtggggagggggggaggaacaACAGCAGGAGAGGTCAATTAGTGATGGGTTCTCTTTTGGGGGGACCgtgaggggggttgattcCATactggggggtgggaagaagggggggaataataacaataacaacaacaacaacaacaacaacaacaacaacaaggaggcgcagaggaggttggaggagaggattggggagttgggggagagCTTGATGGTTTTgattgggggggtgggattttTGGAG TACGAGCTGGATCAGCTGCCGGCTGAGAGGGCTAGTGTTGTGAATACGACACTGTTCCACTGA